One part of the Haliaeetus albicilla chromosome 27, bHalAlb1.1, whole genome shotgun sequence genome encodes these proteins:
- the PAIP2 gene encoding polyadenylate-binding protein-interacting protein 2, with the protein MKDPSRSSTSPSIISEDVIINGHSHEDDNPFAEYMWMENEEEFNRQIEEELWEEEFIERCFQEMLEEEEEHEWFIPARDLPQTMDQIQDQFNDLVISDSSSLEDLVVKSNLNPNAKEFVPGVKYLNI; encoded by the exons ATGAAAGATCCAAGTCGCAGCAGTACTAGCCCAAGCATCATCAGTGAAGATGTGATTATAAATGGTCATTCTCATGAAGATGACAATCCCTTTGCGGAGTACATGTGGATGGAGAACGAAGAGGAATTTAACAGGCAG ATCGAAGAGGAATTGTGGGAAGAAGAATTTATTGAGCGCTGTTTCCAGGAGAtgctggaagaagaggaggagcaCGAATGGTTTATTCCAGCCCGTGATCTCCCACAAACAATGGATCAAATCCAGGACCAGTTCAATGACCTTGTTATCAGTGACAGCTCATCACTGGAGGATCTGGTG gTCAAGAGTAATCTGAATCCAAACGCAAAGGAGTTTGTTCCTGGGGTGAAGTACTTAAATATTTGA